The Amycolatopsis sp. DG1A-15b genome window below encodes:
- a CDS encoding glyoxalase, which translates to MTNIETITLEVADTAAAERFYADAFGLTTQLRFRASDAPSDGFRGYTLSLTVPQPADVDSLIETALKAGATTIKPATKSMWGYGGTVRAPDGAIWKLATSAKKNTGPATRKIDAIVLLLGAADVAASKKFYLDHGMTVGKSFGKMYVEFDAGESPVKLALYRRKALAKDAGVAPEGSGSHRIAVGGAPAAFTDPDGFAWETTASANLS; encoded by the coding sequence ATGACGAACATCGAAACCATCACCCTCGAAGTTGCCGACACCGCCGCCGCCGAACGCTTCTACGCCGACGCCTTCGGGCTCACCACCCAGCTGCGGTTCCGGGCCTCGGACGCGCCGAGCGACGGCTTCCGCGGGTACACCCTCTCCCTCACCGTGCCGCAGCCCGCCGACGTCGACTCCCTGATCGAGACCGCCCTGAAGGCCGGAGCCACCACGATCAAGCCCGCGACCAAGTCCATGTGGGGCTACGGCGGCACCGTCCGGGCGCCGGACGGGGCGATCTGGAAGCTCGCGACCTCCGCCAAGAAGAACACCGGCCCGGCCACCCGCAAGATCGACGCCATCGTGCTCCTGCTGGGCGCCGCCGACGTGGCCGCCAGCAAGAAGTTCTACCTCGACCACGGCATGACCGTCGGGAAGAGCTTCGGCAAGATGTACGTCGAGTTCGACGCCGGCGAGAGCCCCGTCAAGCTGGCGCTCTACCGCCGCAAGGCGCTCGCGAAGGACGCCGGCGTCGCCCCCGAGGGCAGCGGCTCGCACCGGATCGCGGTCGGCGGCGCGCCCGCGGCG
- a CDS encoding DNA-binding response regulator — MGLRVVVLDPLPLFRHGAEAVLSAAGHVVDTPDDVLAWARDGRNGVVLVSLLTDADWELVGQLRHESAVVALLDGAPPAAGARAVRTGATAVLPRGATAQALLRTVEATADGQAVLPISVVTTLATGPSAPGAPLSPEQLSWLRQLSTGSTVAQLAGRAGYSEREMFRLLKTLYRELGVDGRMQAILRAQEFGWLSG; from the coding sequence GTGGGCCTCCGTGTCGTGGTGCTCGACCCGCTGCCGCTGTTCCGGCACGGTGCCGAAGCCGTGCTGTCCGCCGCCGGTCACGTGGTCGACACCCCGGACGACGTCCTGGCCTGGGCGCGGGACGGACGGAATGGCGTGGTGCTGGTCAGTTTGCTGACCGACGCCGACTGGGAGCTGGTCGGGCAGTTGCGTCACGAAAGCGCGGTCGTGGCCCTGCTCGACGGTGCCCCGCCCGCGGCCGGCGCACGGGCGGTGCGGACCGGGGCGACGGCGGTGCTGCCGCGGGGCGCGACCGCGCAGGCACTGCTGCGCACGGTCGAGGCGACGGCGGACGGGCAGGCGGTCCTGCCGATCTCGGTGGTGACGACGCTCGCGACCGGGCCGTCCGCACCGGGGGCGCCCCTGAGCCCCGAGCAGCTCTCGTGGTTGCGGCAGTTGTCGACCGGGTCGACGGTCGCCCAGCTGGCCGGCCGCGCCGGCTATTCCGAGCGGGAGATGTTCCGGCTGCTGAAGACCTTGTACCGCGAACTCGGCGTCGACGGCCGCATGCAGGCGATCCTGCGTGCCCAGGAGTTCGGCTGGCTGTCCGGCTGA
- a CDS encoding tetratricopeptide repeat protein, translated as MPVAVLVLFIATGIRFTWFADPAGGAWRWIEAASWIVGMGVGIPSLVLLVLDRRKSAQQATEPQRDPKMLDRDEESKSLRAMLSEPGPGVVTVVGAAGIGKSTLVEAVLRDLDGTTPRPVVRRHTVAPDIRFDVRQLIADIRGRDVSSIVIDEGKSPLEILTAALENATRERIIIVIDAAQHLQPRDDPYLDLQMTELLDKIATDRRHRVTVVLVSTERLKPKTGDHGWLTKSAVDVSWLPRPHFDTLLDRAGLAELRKKRRTLHDQLQGNPGCIPLMEVRNELYKEEISPDELMAPLEAKVTLHDLLQVTIDELTWPRRKAMLALAACGTPVDDKTVVAVLAGVVPDFDVTAALNDLVSIQLVRADDTERYYLPVADPLALLPRTGPERKELLDRAAKELGERRAPEPTGPGDLRLHFAQLRALLAAKRYFVAYDVIIDMVGFLNRWNCGFMLLEQRKELQNQLEDDRLEMVNDSALGSIYSAMGNFLKANTAFGRALAYAEKVDLPVVRTGIRLDFASTYWRDGETESAYNYYELARSDARSQGEPGLLVRALLGLADCHRRWGQYDKAIRRAEAILAMADGVTPARRVRVCVRLARWYSETGDQDATRERLEQARKAAAGDRRLQVLCLDAEAAELLAVNQPDDAKTRATEAVKLALELEDPVVILQARTTLGMAYLSKDDPSDAAPHIEDAMRYRRPCRALIVLALHAVVTQRTDPARARRPFDQLANQARARIRRDRRDFGAYDMLGLAICGSLLDTDQSLDGAIEAFDQSRAITRGAAPLLQDRCHFLVQKLSGDVQARHRLAPVLDALSGTRTRPPE; from the coding sequence GTGCCGGTCGCCGTCCTCGTGTTGTTCATCGCCACCGGAATCAGGTTCACCTGGTTCGCCGATCCCGCGGGCGGTGCCTGGCGGTGGATCGAAGCGGCCAGCTGGATCGTCGGCATGGGCGTGGGCATCCCGTCACTGGTGCTGCTGGTGCTCGACCGCCGGAAATCGGCGCAGCAGGCGACCGAACCTCAGCGCGATCCCAAGATGCTGGACCGCGACGAAGAGTCCAAGAGCCTGCGCGCGATGCTGTCCGAGCCGGGACCCGGCGTCGTCACTGTGGTGGGAGCCGCGGGCATCGGCAAGTCGACGCTCGTGGAGGCCGTGCTGCGGGACCTCGATGGCACAACGCCGCGGCCGGTCGTCCGCCGGCACACGGTGGCCCCGGACATCCGGTTCGACGTCCGGCAGCTGATCGCGGACATCCGGGGACGCGACGTCTCGTCGATCGTGATCGACGAAGGCAAGTCACCGCTCGAGATCCTGACGGCCGCCCTCGAGAACGCCACGCGGGAACGCATCATCATCGTCATCGACGCCGCGCAGCATCTCCAGCCGCGCGACGACCCGTACCTCGATCTCCAGATGACCGAGCTGCTCGACAAGATCGCCACCGATCGGCGGCACCGCGTGACCGTCGTCCTGGTGAGCACCGAACGGCTGAAGCCCAAGACCGGCGATCACGGCTGGCTGACCAAGTCGGCGGTCGACGTGTCCTGGCTGCCCCGCCCGCACTTCGACACTCTTCTCGACCGAGCCGGGCTGGCCGAGTTGCGGAAGAAGCGAAGAACGCTGCACGACCAACTCCAGGGCAACCCGGGCTGTATCCCACTGATGGAGGTCAGAAACGAACTCTACAAGGAAGAGATCAGCCCCGACGAACTGATGGCACCTTTGGAAGCCAAGGTCACCTTGCACGACCTTCTCCAGGTGACGATCGACGAACTCACCTGGCCACGCCGGAAGGCCATGCTCGCCCTTGCCGCCTGCGGAACGCCGGTCGACGACAAGACCGTCGTGGCGGTGCTGGCCGGTGTTGTTCCGGACTTCGACGTCACCGCTGCACTGAATGATCTGGTGAGCATTCAGCTCGTCCGGGCGGACGACACCGAGCGGTACTACCTGCCCGTGGCCGATCCCCTTGCGCTCCTGCCTCGGACCGGCCCGGAACGGAAGGAGCTGTTGGACAGGGCCGCCAAGGAACTCGGGGAGCGGCGGGCGCCCGAGCCCACCGGGCCAGGTGATCTGCGGCTGCATTTCGCGCAGTTGCGGGCGCTGCTCGCGGCGAAACGGTATTTCGTGGCCTACGACGTGATCATCGACATGGTCGGGTTCCTGAACCGGTGGAACTGCGGGTTCATGCTCCTCGAACAGCGCAAGGAGCTGCAGAACCAGCTGGAGGACGACCGTCTGGAAATGGTGAACGACAGCGCACTCGGTTCCATCTACAGCGCCATGGGCAATTTCCTGAAAGCCAACACCGCCTTCGGCCGCGCACTGGCGTACGCGGAAAAAGTGGATCTGCCAGTCGTCCGGACCGGCATCCGCCTGGACTTCGCCTCGACGTACTGGCGGGACGGCGAGACCGAATCGGCCTACAACTACTACGAACTGGCCCGGTCGGACGCCCGGTCGCAGGGTGAGCCCGGACTGCTCGTGCGCGCTCTGCTGGGTCTCGCCGACTGCCACCGTCGCTGGGGGCAGTACGACAAGGCCATCCGGCGGGCCGAAGCGATCCTGGCCATGGCCGACGGTGTCACTCCGGCGCGGCGGGTCCGGGTGTGCGTGCGGCTCGCCCGCTGGTACTCGGAAACCGGCGACCAGGACGCGACACGAGAACGCCTCGAGCAGGCACGAAAGGCGGCGGCCGGAGACCGGCGGCTCCAGGTGCTGTGCCTGGACGCCGAAGCCGCCGAGCTTCTTGCCGTGAATCAGCCCGATGACGCGAAGACTCGTGCGACCGAGGCGGTGAAGCTGGCGCTGGAACTGGAGGACCCGGTCGTCATCCTCCAGGCGCGAACCACGCTGGGCATGGCGTACCTGAGTAAGGACGATCCGAGCGACGCCGCACCGCACATCGAAGACGCCATGCGCTACCGCCGCCCGTGCCGGGCCCTCATCGTGCTCGCCTTGCACGCTGTCGTCACGCAGAGGACCGACCCCGCCCGCGCACGACGGCCCTTCGACCAGCTGGCCAACCAAGCCCGCGCCAGGATCCGCCGTGACAGACGGGATTTCGGCGCGTACGACATGCTGGGTCTCGCCATCTGCGGCTCACTCCTCGACACTGACCAGAGTCTCGACGGCGCGATCGAGGCATTCGACCAGTCGCGGGCGATCACCCGGGGCGCGGCACCGCTTCTGCAGGATCGGTGCCACTTCCTGGTGCAGAAGCTGAGCGGGGACGTGCAAGCCCGGCACCGCTTGGCGCCGGTCCTCGATGCCCTGTCCGGCACCCGCACCCGGCCGCCGGAGTGA
- a CDS encoding phage tail protein: MPHTVDFETVSTAGLESSPVAEALGGLRANEARYFKNKYDHVFTVEPASDAAATVDRVHRILEEERGIVIASRPLEATAFQVENIRWTYVFYENGLSVNVLYTVDDGGKRAVGFKLSDGMEIPDELASFKFARQKSKLAGTIRGSYFVIKNEY, translated from the coding sequence ATGCCCCACACCGTGGACTTCGAGACCGTATCAACGGCCGGCCTGGAGTCGTCGCCGGTTGCGGAGGCGCTGGGCGGGCTGCGGGCGAACGAGGCGCGGTACTTCAAGAACAAGTACGACCACGTCTTCACGGTCGAGCCCGCGAGCGACGCCGCGGCGACCGTCGACCGGGTGCACCGGATCCTCGAGGAGGAGCGCGGCATCGTCATCGCCTCGCGCCCGCTCGAGGCGACCGCGTTCCAGGTCGAGAACATCCGGTGGACGTACGTGTTCTACGAGAACGGACTGTCGGTCAACGTCCTGTACACCGTGGACGACGGCGGGAAGCGGGCGGTCGGGTTCAAGCTCTCCGACGGGATGGAGATCCCCGACGAACTGGCGTCGTTCAAGTTCGCCCGCCAGAAGTCGAAGCTGGCCGGCACCATCCGCGGCTCCTACTTCGTCATCAAGAACGAATACTGA
- a CDS encoding HAF repeat-containing protein translates to MRHVRRHAGSLAAVVAFSAALTGTAQASPAGPVDLGTLPGDDISSVLAVNDAGVMAGLSSAGANPRRDLLVRWDAGGGITALPTPGGNAGQVRDINENGVSAGYVLTATDAVPTRWDAQGQATTLQVPPGFHNATAWAISDTDVVVGSWLTPGNQYHGFRWDPDGQATDLGTLPGETWSMAEDISADGRIIVGSAQRAGANHAVRWVDGGPITELAPQSWSSGASRINALGVAAGTMKETTSGLTIPATWDSGGVLNRLDWPSSQPVWLSQIGPTGYVVGYGYLNPPTLSAVRWNPDGDLSVLPDDGLGADVQGVDADGTAVGTFQRRATVWSPAGERTQLGVLPGGTRSEAYRITGSGRVVGTATTATGKTHAVYWTLR, encoded by the coding sequence ATGAGGCACGTCCGGAGACACGCGGGGTCGCTGGCGGCAGTCGTCGCGTTCTCCGCCGCACTGACCGGGACCGCGCAGGCTTCCCCGGCCGGGCCGGTGGATCTCGGCACGTTGCCCGGCGACGACATCAGCTCGGTATTGGCGGTCAACGACGCGGGGGTGATGGCCGGGCTGTCCTCGGCAGGTGCCAACCCGCGGCGCGATCTTCTGGTTCGCTGGGACGCCGGCGGCGGGATCACGGCACTGCCCACGCCCGGCGGCAACGCGGGGCAGGTGCGGGACATCAACGAGAACGGGGTTTCCGCCGGCTACGTGCTGACCGCGACCGACGCCGTGCCGACGCGCTGGGACGCCCAGGGCCAAGCCACCACGCTGCAGGTTCCGCCCGGCTTCCACAACGCCACCGCGTGGGCGATCAGCGACACCGATGTCGTCGTCGGGAGCTGGCTGACGCCGGGCAACCAGTACCACGGCTTCCGCTGGGACCCGGACGGCCAGGCCACCGACCTGGGCACGCTGCCCGGCGAGACCTGGAGCATGGCCGAGGACATCTCCGCCGACGGCCGCATCATCGTGGGCAGCGCCCAGCGCGCCGGGGCCAACCACGCCGTGCGGTGGGTGGACGGCGGGCCGATCACCGAGCTGGCGCCGCAGAGCTGGAGCAGCGGCGCAAGCCGGATCAACGCACTCGGCGTGGCCGCCGGAACGATGAAGGAGACGACGAGCGGGCTCACCATCCCGGCGACCTGGGATTCCGGCGGCGTGCTCAACCGCCTGGACTGGCCCAGCTCCCAGCCGGTCTGGCTGTCGCAGATCGGTCCCACCGGCTACGTGGTCGGTTACGGCTACCTGAACCCGCCCACCCTGTCGGCGGTGCGGTGGAACCCCGACGGTGACCTCAGCGTCCTGCCCGACGACGGCCTCGGCGCCGACGTCCAAGGGGTCGACGCCGATGGCACCGCGGTGGGCACCTTCCAGCGTCGAGCGACGGTCTGGTCCCCGGCCGGCGAACGCACGCAACTCGGCGTGCTGCCGGGCGGTACCCGCAGCGAGGCCTACCGGATCACCGGCAGCGGCCGGGTCGTCGGAACCGCCACCACCGCGACCGGGAAGACCCACGCGGTGTACTGGACACTCCGCTAG
- a CDS encoding GNAT family N-acetyltransferase encodes MDYLHQRPDVAGRGEAFRRPDGRLFLSIDTWDHAGFARLAADMLPALPRPLYTVVDEADTELRSRWESAGFTARRREREYVVPTAPGPVPVLPGVTIGPPSDERALRSLDDAIRAEVSATVGWPEMPAEILPRPDVLDLTKYTVAESGGDYVGLLRLAAVTRQPRIGLLAVRADRQRSGIGRALLTHVLDALHRKGVQAATAEVNEANPAAIALFESAGARLVGGNVELVLR; translated from the coding sequence ATGGATTATCTGCACCAACGGCCGGACGTGGCCGGCCGCGGGGAAGCGTTCCGGCGACCGGACGGACGCCTCTTCCTCAGCATCGACACGTGGGACCACGCGGGCTTCGCGCGGCTCGCGGCCGACATGCTGCCCGCACTGCCGAGGCCGCTGTACACAGTGGTCGACGAAGCCGACACCGAGCTCCGGTCCCGCTGGGAATCGGCCGGGTTCACCGCGCGGCGCCGTGAGCGGGAGTACGTGGTCCCCACGGCCCCGGGCCCGGTTCCCGTCCTCCCGGGTGTGACGATCGGGCCGCCGTCCGACGAGCGGGCCCTGCGCTCGCTCGACGACGCGATCCGCGCCGAAGTCTCGGCGACGGTGGGCTGGCCGGAGATGCCGGCGGAGATCCTGCCCCGCCCGGACGTCCTGGACCTCACGAAGTACACGGTGGCGGAGTCCGGGGGCGACTACGTGGGCCTGCTCAGGCTGGCGGCGGTGACGCGGCAGCCGCGGATCGGCCTGCTCGCGGTCCGCGCGGACCGGCAGCGGTCCGGGATCGGCCGCGCGTTGCTGACCCACGTGCTGGATGCGTTGCACCGCAAGGGAGTTCAGGCGGCCACGGCCGAAGTGAACGAAGCGAACCCGGCGGCCATCGCGTTGTTCGAGAGCGCCGGAGCCCGCCTGGTGGGCGGCAACGTCGAGCTGGTGCTGCGCTGA
- the infA gene encoding translation initiation factor IF-1: MANTAGIEVEGTVVECLRNATFRVELENGHKVLAHISGKIRKNFIKILPFDRVLVELSPYDLNRGRILFRYRT, from the coding sequence ATGGCGAACACAGCCGGCATCGAAGTCGAGGGCACCGTCGTCGAGTGCCTGCGCAACGCGACGTTCCGGGTGGAGCTGGAGAACGGGCACAAGGTGCTCGCGCACATCAGCGGGAAGATCCGGAAGAACTTCATCAAGATCCTGCCGTTCGACCGGGTCCTGGTGGAGCTGAGCCCGTACGACCTGAACCGGGGACGGATCCTGTTCCGCTACCGGACGTAG
- a CDS encoding YciI family protein — protein sequence MQYLVSVIDDKESPGSTDRQPAISEFNDRLVAEGYWVFAGGLADTDAATVVDNRGEQAVLTDGPFVESKEYLAGVWVWEAPDLDVALKLAAEASKVCDRKIEVRPFR from the coding sequence ATGCAGTACCTGGTCTCCGTGATCGACGACAAGGAAAGCCCCGGCAGCACGGATCGGCAGCCGGCCATCAGCGAGTTCAACGACCGGCTGGTCGCCGAGGGCTACTGGGTCTTCGCGGGCGGGCTCGCGGACACCGACGCGGCCACGGTCGTCGACAACCGGGGTGAGCAGGCGGTGTTGACCGACGGGCCGTTCGTGGAGTCCAAGGAGTACCTCGCCGGCGTCTGGGTGTGGGAGGCGCCCGATCTGGACGTGGCGCTCAAGCTCGCCGCCGAGGCGTCGAAGGTCTGCGATCGGAAGATCGAGGTGCGGCCGTTCCGGTGA
- a CDS encoding sigma-70 family RNA polymerase sigma factor, whose amino-acid sequence MSDVEEAVTRVHRAEWARVVAALTRRFGDLDIAEEAAAEAFATAVERWPADGVPPNPGAWLTTTANRKAIDRIRRENKRDDKHKEARMVYDDTPPAPSGAVDDDRLRLIFTCCHPALATQARVALTLRMVGGLTVPEIARAFLVRETTLEQRITRAKAKIKAARIPYRVPSAEDLPARVSSVLTVLFLVFNEGYLATGPGTDPIRHDLTAEAIRLTRLIHALLPDDGEVTGLLALMLLTEARRPARVSAGELVTLDEQDRGTWDAALIAEGHGLVRERLAAGVAPGRYQILAAINAVHTSARDIRDTDWSQVVALYDQLVRVDASPVVALNRAIAVAELDGPEVALASVARLEDRLAGYHAYHVTRADLLRRLSRTEEARAAYGKAIELAGNTAEIAYLTRRRDQLG is encoded by the coding sequence GTGAGCGACGTCGAAGAGGCGGTGACCCGAGTTCACCGCGCGGAATGGGCCCGGGTGGTGGCCGCCCTGACCAGGCGGTTCGGCGACCTCGACATCGCCGAAGAGGCCGCCGCCGAAGCGTTCGCGACCGCCGTCGAGCGGTGGCCGGCCGACGGCGTGCCCCCGAACCCCGGTGCCTGGCTGACCACTACCGCGAACCGCAAGGCCATCGACCGGATCCGGCGTGAGAACAAGCGCGACGACAAGCACAAGGAGGCCCGGATGGTCTACGACGACACCCCGCCGGCGCCTTCCGGCGCCGTCGACGACGACCGGCTCCGGCTGATCTTCACGTGCTGTCACCCGGCGTTGGCGACGCAGGCCCGAGTGGCATTGACCCTGCGCATGGTCGGCGGTCTGACCGTGCCCGAGATCGCCCGCGCCTTCCTGGTCCGGGAGACCACTCTGGAGCAGCGCATCACCCGCGCGAAGGCCAAGATCAAGGCGGCTCGCATCCCGTACCGCGTGCCGTCCGCCGAAGACCTCCCGGCACGCGTGTCCAGCGTGCTCACCGTTCTCTTCCTCGTTTTCAACGAGGGCTACCTGGCGACCGGCCCCGGCACCGACCCGATCCGGCACGACCTGACCGCCGAGGCGATCCGGCTCACCCGCCTGATCCACGCCCTCCTCCCGGACGACGGCGAGGTGACCGGGCTGCTGGCGCTGATGCTCCTCACCGAAGCCCGCCGCCCGGCCCGGGTTTCGGCGGGCGAGCTCGTCACGCTCGACGAGCAGGACCGCGGAACCTGGGACGCGGCGCTGATCGCCGAGGGACACGGGCTGGTGCGCGAGCGCCTCGCCGCCGGGGTGGCGCCGGGCCGCTACCAGATCCTCGCGGCGATCAACGCCGTGCACACGTCCGCCCGCGACATCCGCGACACGGACTGGTCCCAGGTCGTCGCCCTCTACGACCAGCTGGTCCGCGTCGACGCGTCGCCGGTCGTGGCGCTCAACCGGGCGATCGCGGTGGCCGAGCTCGACGGCCCGGAGGTGGCGCTGGCCTCCGTCGCCCGGCTCGAGGACCGGCTGGCCGGCTACCACGCCTACCACGTGACCCGCGCCGACCTGCTCAGGCGCCTGTCCCGCACCGAGGAAGCCCGCGCGGCGTACGGCAAAGCCATCGAGCTGGCGGGCAACACCGCCGAGATCGCGTACCTGACGCGCCGCCGGGATCAGCTGGGGTAG